A stretch of Endozoicomonas sp. SCSIO W0465 DNA encodes these proteins:
- a CDS encoding electron transfer flavoprotein subunit alpha/FixB family protein, translating into MAILVVADHDNSTLGAGTLNTVAAATAIGGEIHLLVAGSGCRKVAEQASTISGVSKVLLAENVALENRLAENVSLLVAELGKDYSHILASTSTDARNMMPRVAALLDVDQISDIIRVESEDTYARPIYAGNAIATVQSSAAIKVITVRGTGFDPVSAEGGSASVETVASSHDAGISSFVSEELAKSDRPELAAADIIVSGGRGMGNGENFELLYKVADKLGAAVGASRAAVDAGYVPNDMQVGQTGKIVAPNLYVAVGISGAIQHLAGMKDSKVIVAINKDEEAPIFQVADYGLVADLFETIPELEGKL; encoded by the coding sequence ATGGCCATATTAGTCGTTGCTGATCATGATAACAGCACTCTCGGAGCGGGAACTCTGAATACGGTTGCAGCGGCCACCGCAATCGGAGGAGAGATTCACCTGCTGGTAGCTGGGTCCGGGTGTAGAAAAGTTGCAGAGCAGGCCTCTACAATATCGGGTGTATCAAAAGTATTGCTGGCCGAGAATGTGGCACTGGAAAACCGACTTGCAGAAAATGTAAGCCTGCTGGTTGCTGAACTGGGCAAGGATTATTCTCACATACTGGCATCGACCTCAACAGATGCCAGAAATATGATGCCACGAGTAGCAGCGCTACTGGATGTTGATCAGATATCGGACATCATCCGTGTGGAAAGTGAAGATACTTATGCGCGGCCGATCTATGCCGGCAATGCTATCGCAACGGTTCAGTCCAGCGCAGCAATTAAGGTGATTACCGTTCGAGGCACTGGTTTCGACCCGGTTTCTGCAGAAGGTGGATCTGCAAGTGTAGAAACCGTTGCCAGCAGCCATGATGCCGGAATATCCAGCTTTGTCAGTGAGGAGCTGGCTAAGTCTGACCGTCCTGAACTGGCTGCTGCGGACATTATTGTGTCCGGTGGTCGAGGCATGGGTAATGGAGAAAATTTTGAGTTACTTTACAAAGTAGCCGATAAGCTTGGCGCAGCAGTCGGCGCATCGCGTGCTGCGGTTGATGCAGGCTATGTGCCCAACGACATGCAGGTGGGACAAACCGGCAAGATTGTTGCTCCTAACCTGTATGTTGCCGTTGGCATCTCAGGAGCCATTCAGCATCTGGCTGGAATGAAGGACAGTAAAGTGATTGTTGCTATCAACAAAGATGAAGAAGCGCCTATATTTCAGGTTGCAGACTATGGTTTAGTAGCTGACCTGTTTGAAACTATTCCGGAACTTGAAGGAAAGCTCTAA
- a CDS encoding response regulator produces the protein MIRVLVADDHDLVRAGISRMLADVDGVEIIAQAVSGEEAISLYREFTPDVTLMDIRMPGIGGLEATRKICQINPHAKVIAVTVCMDDPFPAKLLEAGASGYVTKSSGSCRISDCYWVEHC, from the coding sequence GTGATAAGAGTTCTGGTGGCGGATGATCATGATTTAGTGAGAGCTGGAATCTCACGCATGCTAGCCGACGTTGATGGCGTTGAAATTATTGCCCAGGCTGTCAGTGGTGAAGAGGCCATTAGTCTATATCGGGAATTCACTCCGGATGTTACTTTAATGGATATTAGAATGCCCGGAATTGGCGGGCTCGAAGCAACCAGGAAAATCTGCCAGATCAACCCTCATGCCAAAGTTATTGCCGTAACTGTCTGTATGGATGACCCATTTCCCGCCAAGCTGCTTGAAGCCGGTGCTTCAGGATATGTCACTAAAAGTTCAGGCTCTTGTAGGATTTCAGACTGCTACTGGGTTGAACATTGCTGA